The Pieris napi chromosome 20, ilPieNapi1.2, whole genome shotgun sequence genome segment TTAGGGTTAATCAGTCATAATTGATATACATTTAACCAGACAAATGCActgtgttaattaaatttgaattaataaaatacaacataAATTTATGTGACGATAGGACAgaaattagttaaaattttctttgaactgtcattacaataataatttggtAGGAATACGacaaacttctaaaattaaacataacttTTGGTAAATGTGTGGGTACCCACacgtttataaaaactatagtTTGGTACAAAATGCGACAGTAGGAACCTGTCGATGTACAAGTGTCTATAAAAGTACTTGCTACTAATAATTAGGTTagtttaaagtttatataataccTAGTTATGTGAGGGCTAtcaatataaagtaaaaagttggccacaaataaataaaaaattgtatttcttCCAGTGACAGAATAGTCGTGGAATTagtcttataaaattaatgaaatctaTTCTCCATGTCTATTCACGGCGAGAGATCTATTAAGAATGGCCTTGTACATATGTTACGCATACGTATTTTGAACTAGGTGGGTAGGATTATACTTGTATAAAATTGGTAacataatgttatattatacgGCGTTTCTCGACAAAAATAGTATCGTTTGGACCAGCACCTGGGTTTAGTGCGTCCAAtcatacaaacaaacaaatactGTAGTATGAtgaattattacttattagaataaagtaaaatatatgtaagacAACAGTTTTAGTTTGTAAGACAACAGCAACAGACAACATATTTGAGTAAACAAGAAGTAACCAACACTGACCTTGTTATTCAATTCCGGATTAGCGCTGCCATGCGTGTGACCGTGACCACCGCCGTGACTGTGACCATGCTGGTGGAGGGTCAAACCCATTCTGGCAagttataaaaagctttgtaaatacgaattttattaaaaaaaaaactgtttcttactaatcattttattactCGTTGTCATCGATAGACTCCTCTAAAGTTAAGTAAATATGTAGCTCCACTGGTTTTTGCGTCGGGAGTCACTAAGCCCTAAAGCCCTTTCCATTATGCAAGTACTTGCATGCATGTATGACGTCACAATTGTGTGCAAGTGATTTCAATTGGAAATACGATTTTGTTCAACTTGCAGCTTGCATACAAGTTTTTAGTGGGATACAAGTTATTTCTCCTAGTTGAACAGTGTTTATCATGAgtagattattatataaatactagctATACTCAgccacgcttcgctgtggcacattgtgattgaatggttgagaaatgagaaacaaatcaaagaaaacattgcatataagttaaattttgcaatacttgtggaaaaaaataatgaaacaataaaaaaactgaaaaaatagataaaaacaatccttgatgcggatttTATATCATGCTTaaatttcagctcgatcggtgcacaactttttgagtttttgaagcgtacacaacacaacacaccaacataacatttttatatacgtatatagaTTATTGTTTCCTCTGTATCCCAACTTAGAACTCATTTTTACAAGGTAATCCTGCAAACTTCCCTCAATAGACGAGCGCATGCGCTTGCGCTTGCTACTTGCGTGGAAATGAGCTGACTTGAGCGTTGTGCGTACAAGTTTGAAGCTAGTAGCATGCAAGTTACAACTTGTTTACAAGTTGTTGTTTTCACTTTACAATTTGTATCATGTATGCAAACGGTATgaaaagtttatatatatatatatatatgagcTTTAGTCTCTGGGGATTGAGTAACTTAATCGTTTCCCttagatttaattaagaaaattattaaggTTTTAGGTTATCTTCAgtttaactataatttaagCAGTTTAAAGTTTTATCGAAGTATTAGGCCAATGGATTTGTATCTAGGTAATTTTTTAAGCAAATAATAAAGCATAATAAATCACTTACACAAGATTAACGGCAACACCAACAGCGGAGGTGATCAGCATAACAGTCGCGTCTATTTCGAACTCCTTGTAGATGACTCTTTGCACCGCCATATACACCAGAATTCCTGTCACCACCCAGATGAGAAGAACGGATGTTAGGGCTCCTATGACTTCCGCCCGGTACCAACCGAAAGGCATCCTGGAATAGGAAGACATTtagtaaactattttttaactaGAACGGTGAAAATCCTGAAGTAAAAGGTTTCggatgtaaaatatttatacattttttttttgatagtAAAAATTTTAGTGAAAAATAACTAGTTTCGCAAAAACCCTAGGTcgtggcctcagatttctgtatctatttcgtgaTCACTTCCTttttaagggagcgttcaagtattacgtcacgcaatttttggagataattgaccccccccccatgtaacgcgccgtaacgtttttctgtataCTTGgggtatagtaaaacgtttcgtgaccatttagtgactctttatacctaaggtaaccattatgtggtgtaaagtactggaaagtcgaaaataatattaacaataacgcgtaattcaatccccgccccgcattgtaacgttttacaaaaagaaaaaattcgttacgtcatacttgaacgctccttaATAGGCCAGTAGGTGATCAGGCGCCTGTggctgtaatacaataaaatatagtgaTAAACAATTTAAGGCATATTTTATgccgattttatttattaaaaactatttgttaAAATGTTCTCGTGATTTAAAAGGGCACAAACACAAAGTTCAGCAATTTAAGCGTGGAAAAAtagctttttaaaattacataccgTCTAGTCGCGGGTCGGGTGGCGACCCATAGCGAGAACAATGATATCATAAAACTGGCGAAGTCTGTTAGTAAATGCGCGGCATCTGTTGCTATTGCCAGACTGTTTGACATGTAGCCACCTGAAAAGAGAAATTTACCCTTAGATGGCAAACCTCTACATGTATATAATACCAGAGACAAAACACgtctatagaaaaaataaataaatgaaaagtgaacaaaaattataatctatataataagtaaaacgcaaaatatgtttctaAGTGTAAATCTCAAAGACGGCGGGATcaattcgagtattttttatttattccttaatCTTTGAGGAAGGTTTTATAGAGTGAAAAATTGGAAATACACTCAacatctgttataacgacatcgaaggaaCTACTCATATATTTTgatcgtaaaaaccgatagtcgtaacgatgacgttattattaagtacctattaCAATATAGTTCAGCCgcgacctttgattttggtcaatataatcgttatgttgttttaaatgatgtcgtcgtaaacggttttgactgtatattaaaaaaaaatgatttatctaGCACTTCTTTTAGAggttttaattcttaaaaaaatcgaaCAGTTTTTACGGGGTAGCACAGAAAAATGTTggatatgttggtatgtaacCTATTAAAAAGGAAGGCtacgtaaaaataatattaaggcgAACGAAGTTAAACAAGCAaggaaataaaacataaaaattgcaGATTGGAGAGCGATTGCTGTTGGTATGTTAAATAGGATTTCGTATCTCAAGTCAAATTTTCAAAGGCAACTATGGAATTGTTGTTAACTAAGGGATGACACTTAGAGGATCTTATCAATTacagaaaatattgatatatttcgCTAGATTATGAACGAGTTGAATGAAAGGACGGAAGGTCAGTAGTTAGATTAAAGATATTGACGATCcaaatcttaaataatttttcattaaatgtaCTTCAAAAATAAGCGTTATTTATTCGTATCTTTACAAGTTTTCATCTTCATAAGTTTACGTAAGCTATCTTTGGAAGAGTACCTATAATAGTCTAgtacctataaaataaaataaaaaaatcatttaatcacatagttaacataatgtacacttatgacttgtcagtaaagaaatacatattaatgcttctaattttacattgactgccagttctcaaatcaagggcgtagaacgtgagagaagaactggcaataaactctccgccactcttttttatcgccatttttttttgataatagGACTATCTATAAATATCACATAAAGACTCTATACAATAAaagaagtttaaaaaaaaaaaacaaaaaataaacgaatTGGATGTATCCAAAAAAAGATATCTAGTAGTAGTACTGTCTTTTCAGcctaattaaaatgaaacacaggatgtttttccttaaaaacattgatactaaatttaagtaaatttagtATAGAACAGGTTACAAAGGAGTACTTACCTACAATTTCTCCTATCATAAAtataacacataatatactgGCTATTATAAGTTTTCTTCTCGCGCGTTTGTCTATTTCTTCATTACGTGATCTGTGACAATGCCctgaaaatcaataataactttttatttacagttaacaattaattcattatataagtatttatttctgAAATGTTCTTCTTTTATTGAATGTTGCCAGCATCTTAagatgtttaatatatatcatgatttaaaattaggaAAGGTTTAGTAGTTCTCATAATAATAGAATAGTTATATATAGACTATGTTTTATCAAAACCGAATGAAGAAAGGTATGAATAAACATATCAAGGAAatcatcaataaaaaaatcagtggcgctacaacctttttaggtctggacctcagatgtctgtatctatttcatgatcatttgttaatctaataggcaagtaggtgattagcgtCCTgtgcacgccgtcgactttttgggtctaaggcaagccggtttcctcacgatcaTTTCCTTTAcggttcaagcgaatgttaaatgcacacatagaaaatccattggtgcacagccggggatcgaacctacgacctcagggatgagagtcgcaagcaGCTGAaggcactaggccaacactgctcaaaaatCATCAATACCAAGCGtcgctgtggctaaggttttagatattattacatagtagttacGTATTCAAGgtaaacggtaggagaacaccagtcatggggaccaccatgcttttttggtggtaatgtcaataaagtgtaaataaataaaaataaacaaataaattgtagcttatttgaaacgttggtacttttaacacagcgccatctgttagaattgtgactatcaaataataaacaaatattttgcaataaaatattgcgggtataaattgtaatgtaagctatcttttaagttagatcaaactgcacactgtgagcaaatttgattgaaatcggttcggtagtttaggagtccatagcggacaaacaacgtgacacgtaatttatatatattaagataagcaTCAAACAATATCTATAAACCACATACTTTCAACTTCAGTAATACTGCCATTTCTTCCATTATCCTCGCCATCTGGATTGGTTTCGATGACGGCGCAGCAGCCAGTGGAGGGGTTACCATGAACGCAGAATATCACTCGCCGACCTTTGGCGGGACTATCTGTTCCATATGACACCTTACCATCCTGGTAGctgaaatagttttattttcagtgttaATTTGTATGCCAagtgtattattatatgtttattatttgttaaagcATCAAGATTAGTCTAGACCTTAATAATCTAGGGTAATTTTCATATTGCTTGTTGTTTTGGCTACATGTctgattatattaataatgatatttgacataattactgaaaatgaatatataattaaactagctgacccggcaaacgttatatttttgactgattaaagaaaaaataaagacaATAAAGTGACGTAATGGACTAAATTAGACAAATTGCATTGAAATAAAAAGGATTTGATGT includes the following:
- the LOC125059881 gene encoding zinc transporter 2-like isoform X2, whose translation is MDVPPVEVIGYQDGKVSYGTDSPAKGRRVIFCVHGNPSTGCCAVIETNPDGEDNGRNGSITEVERHCHRSRNEEIDKRARRKLIIASILCVIFMIGEIVGGYMSNSLAIATDAAHLLTDFASFMISLFSLWVATRPATRRMPFGWYRAEVIGALTSVLLIWVVTGILVYMAVQRVIYKEFEIDATVMLITSAVGVAVNLVMGLTLHQHGHSHGGGHGHTHGSANPELNNKKERSESDAESVSSHAHEDHRENINVRAAFIHVLGDFLQSFGVLIAAIVIYFKPDWSMVDPICTFLFSVLVLITTFNIIKDTLLVLMEGSPRGVDFQEVANTFLSLPGVVRVHNLRMWALSLDKTALAAHLAIRAGVSPQKILEQATRLVHDKYRFFEMTLQIEEFSDGMEDCSQCKMPQS
- the LOC125059881 gene encoding zinc transporter 2-like isoform X3, whose translation is MSEEQKPLVLYQDGKVSYGTDSPAKGRRVIFCVHGNPSTGCCAVIETNPDGEDNGRNGSITEVERHCHRSRNEEIDKRARRKLIIASILCVIFMIGEIVGGYMSNSLAIATDAAHLLTDFASFMISLFSLWVATRPATRRMPFGWYRAEVIGALTSVLLIWVVTGILVYMAVQRVIYKEFEIDATVMLITSAVGVAVNLVMGLTLHQHGHSHGGGHGHTHGSANPELNNKKERSESDAESVSSHAHEDHRENINVRAAFIHVLGDFLQSFGVLIAAIVIYFKPDWSMVDPICTFLFSVLVLITTFNIIKDTLLVLMEGSPRGVDFQEVANTFLSLPGVVRVHNLRMWALSLDKTALAAHLAIRAGVSPQKILEQATRLVHDKYRFFEMTLQIEEFSDGMEDCSQCKMPQS